The Silene latifolia isolate original U9 population chromosome 4, ASM4854445v1, whole genome shotgun sequence region AATATTCACTttcagtttagtgaatatgacagtGTCGTTTGATGACTATGTTTTATGTAGTCCTATATTCACCACATGACTCCATTATATTTACTTTCAGTTTAGTAAATATGGCATTATtgtagttttattaataatgtgTATTATTATCTAGTGTGATATTCACCACATGACACTATTATATCCACCATGTaacattattatatttatttgttCAAATAAATTGAACAATGATCATGAATATATTATTTCATATCAAAACCGCATAATACAAAATAATttagaagaataaaaataattatattatatgATATGATATTAATATCTCATTATTATGATTATGTCAATTACGTGATATTGaatttgtgagtaaagttaaaataaatatcaaaataaatcaaatatgATCTCTACTTGTAGAAGAATAAAATTATGAataatattgtatttattttattattttctaatgtataatttttttttaaaaaaaataatggtGAGAGAGTACCGTGCATCATAATGCACCATACTCGTGGGTTAATGTAGACCCGACAAAATCAACTTGATCCGATTGACCTGATCTGTAAAGCCTGACCCGAGACCTGAAATTGACCGAACTACAACACCAGAATGTGACCCAAACTGGTCCGAAAATGACCCGGGCTTTCTTGACCCGTAATGggcccgacccaaaatgacccgactgAACACAACCAACCCAAAAAGGACCTGACAAAACATAACTTTAATTGACCCAAAaagcacaaataggattatacatcatGTTGTACAGAAGCATTGTACATCAGGCACATAtaacatataattaacaatctATAGcccattaaaaaaaattaaaaattttactTCAACAACGTAAAACTTAACGTACTGTAGTTCTCTCTTTAGCAAAAGTTCCCCTTTCCCCCAAATTTGATCTTATATAATATTTCAATGTCTATAAACTCGTAAATAGTACGCACATGAATAATACGAGTTATtattatatacaaaaaaaaatatgagcttaaaaattcaagttaaaaagaatacgagctattatgaGAAGAATACGAGCTACTTTGAAAAGAACACGAGCTTGAACTAAATTGTAATGTATGGAAAATATACGAGTTATTAAGAAAAGAGTATGATTTATTATAAAAAGAATTCGAGTTAAATTTTATATATTGTGCTTTCAAAAAAACACGACCAAATAATGTTTCGATGTTATCGTATTTCATAACTAAATGTCTATGAACTCATAAATTGTACGCACataaagaatacgagctattttttttaaaaaaaaatgaggtaataagaatacgagctattatgaGAAGAAAGTGAGCTATTATACAAAGAACACGAGCTTGAACTAAATTGTAATGTATGAAAAGAATACGAGTTATTAAGAAAAGAATATGAGTTATTATGAAAAGAATTCGAGCTTAAATTTATAGGAAATATAGTTTAAAAAAACAAGACCTAATTCAAACAGATTTGTAAGATGAGATTCCATTATTTATATAATCTAAATCCCGATAAAAACTCTATTGATTATTTCATGCTCCTTCAAAGTTTTTTTTTCCATTGATGATGATACCTTTTGATGTTTCATCTGCCGTTGAAGCTTCTCTCACCGTGATGGTAAAAATCAATTAAATTCATATTGATTCTGATTGAAGAATGGGAGATATAATAGTTGTTAAAATAATTTAAAAGGAGAAGATTAGTTAACTACATAATGGAGGAAGATGGAGATCAAAATATAGAAGCAGTTAGAGAGAGAAAGGAGTTGAATTGAATTACGTAGTCTTGGTTTTAGGGTTTAACATATAAAAGTAGTTGAGGAAGACTAAAATAACCAGTATTGTACATCCACTTGTATAGTCCATAAACTGCCCAAAAAGACTTGCAGTGACTTTTTTTATCTTAATCATTGACCAAAAAAAATATCGAAAAAGACGCAAAACCCGAAATAACCCGAATtaactcgaaaaaaaaaaagagaaacttgAACTAACCCGATTAGAATTGGCCCGACCCAAGCCCAACCCAACTGGCCGTTTGCCAGGTTTAGGTGCATCATGCATTGTATAATTTTCCCTAGTTCAGCCCGGCCAAACAACCAGATTGGTAAAAAAACTAGGTGTTTAATGACAAATTGGTAAATAAACTCTTCAAAGCGACAAATAGGTAAAAATAGTTGAGGCTTGCGACATATCCACCAAAATTCCTCACCATAAAACATTATAGCAAGCGCGTGCATAACATCCTCTTAACAACTTTATTTGCCTACAAATTATCCAATAAGATGCCAAATTCCATTTTCAACAACCTTCCTCCTCCATTTTatataacacaaaatctcattgaagacggcgatatccgtcacaagcttgtgacggataccgtttcctctcacaaaatacccatggagaggtgagtgggaagatATGAAGTCCACCTTGTCTCTCTCCTTTTTGTGAGAAAGTCTTCACTAATGACGGATTAGCGTCATCACAAAGTTAAAGACGCTTTGTTTATATAATGAAAAAAATGTCAGCCAACAAAATTATCAGTACAAAATGTGATTTTGATCAATTTTCCTTGAAAACTTTTGTTTGATGTAAATCTCAATCCAATAGGTAGTTCCACATTTCTCATGTCAATTTTCTAATTGAACATTTTATACACcgatctttttcttcttttttgtaCGGGTAAGTCcacatcaaaatcgtcatcagaCTCGGTACAACTTGTGTCTCCAGTCTCCACTCACTCCTTCATCACCTTCTCTAATTGTTTGGGTAATAGAAGGAACATTTTTTTTGCGTTCCGGTTGGAGTATTGAAATTTGGTTGGACTGGAAGTGAGTTTTGTAACCCAAAACAAAATCTTCATCTCCACAATAATCTAACAAGCTCATCTGTATAACGAATCACCTACAAAAAATAATCAAACAAAAATCATCCCGGTTTCATTACGTAATAAAGGCTTATGACGAGCTTATTAGTACGTGAAAAGTCAATGAAGGCATTGAGATTTCCATGCCAATCACTATGATCATGCTTCACATATTTTAATCAAAAATCCTAATTGTATTTGACCCATAAATCATAAAACCTAataataatttaccaattaatcaTAAAATCAAATACGTATTTTAATCATAACaccacaaaatccaacacaatcAAAGTTTCAGTATTTATCAAATACTCACTCCTAGTAGAGAAGGAGAGATATTGAATATGACTTATGATGGGgaaaaataaattgaagagtttTATTGGGTTTTGATGTTTTAGGAGAGAAGGAAAGTGAAAGGGGAGTGGCAAAATATGAGGTACACGTATACTTGAGTATTGTAACCATGCGCAAGGTTTTTTGGTGTATATGTCGCAAGCCTCAAGTATTTTTACCTATTTATCGCTTTGAAGAGTTTATTTACCAATTTATCGTCAAACAACTAGTTTTTTTTACCAATCTGGTTGTTTGGCCGTTTGAGCCCAAGTAAATTGATCCGAATCAAGTAGTAGCAATTAAAGAATGATGACGTGTAAGACAAAGAGCCATACACGTAAAAGGCTCCAAATCCAGTGAAGCATCCCTCAAATTTCCCTCCATTTTGCTCTCCCAACTGTAATAAACACAAACATTTCACAAAACTCATTCCCTCTTATATTAATCAAAATCTCCGTCACCGTCGCAAGCAAGCAGGGCCCACCATGACGACCCAACCAAGCCCAATGACGGCAGTCCAACCGGGTCGAATCCGGATCATAAAACAAGGCATAAACCCGAACCAGAAAGGCGCGGTGGTGTACTGGATGTTCAGGGATCAAAGGGTAAAGGACAACTGGGCATTAATCCACGCCGTTGATCAGGCTAATAAGATGGATGTTCCGATTGCGGTTGCGTTTAACTTGTTTGATGGGTTTAAAGGCGCAAAAGCTAGACACTTAGGTTTCATGTTGAGAGGCTTGAAACTTCTGCATTCCACTTTGCAACATTCCCTTCAtatccctttttttctttttcaggtAACACCCTTTCCATTTATtaatcaattggtctcccttgtgaccatttgtgacggatattttgtgagataaaatggtaacaaaatgggttagtggattCCTCCCAtgcatgaatagtgttgcagagagagaaaaagtgggtacattgtgaggtaaaatggtatccgtcttcagcttgtgacggatatgtcatgtcttcaatgagaatttgtgtttattaaTAATTCTGGTACTTTTTGATGGATATgggccgtcacaaatgagaatttgtgttttttatTCCTCCCCATGCCGGAACTACGGGTTAGTATGGGGCGCTTGTCCCAAAGTAAtcaatttttttcaattcttATTCTAGTTTACTCTAATGCATTACTTAGGAGTTGTTTGGTTAACCCTTCTAAAACACATGAATTACTCTAATGCATTACTTAATCGTCCATTTTCAATTTTTCGGCGCAGAACCCTAAATTCTGCTTCTGACACTGACTTGTGCTTTACTATTACTAATttactacttcctccattcaactccactctaccatatttcctttttcatccattcaactccactctacctatttcctaaaaaagaaTGATAAATGACCATTTTGTCCTCCTACCTCACtacttatttacaatatttgcCACTCATACCCCACTACTTTTACATAAAACTCCACCCTTTCCCACTCATACCCCACTTATTTACACCATACCTcattacttatttacaatatattccacccaaccccacccttcttaatatttgtgcaaaacacaaataggtagagtggagttgaatggaggaagtatgtcTTAGATACCATAGTGGTACTAATATATTCTCCCtctccggtcatttgttgtcctttttcatttttggggtctcagtcaattgttgttctttctattttaagaatgaacttaatgagcaatttgatcattcataccCAATTTGTTCtattgtcatttagtaattgaccccctcccctttccttggtctttgtgccaaaaacaaaggacaacaattgaccgggacaaagggagtatGTGTTTATTATTCTGATGGTTTCAAAACCAAAATGATTAATTTAAATAATGCTATTCTGGAATTTTTTATTCGTGTCAATGGCAGAACGAGGGGTTAGCAGGGGCGTTTATCCCTAACTAATGAAAATTGTCTATTTCAAATTAAAATGTAATGACCCTCTCATATTGgagaataaaaatgtaaacaagtaAGCTTTTGTCATATCAAATTTGCAGGGAGAGGTGGTTGAGACAATTCCGGAATTTCTGATAGAATGTGGAGCTTCTCTTTTGGTAACCGACTTCTCACCGTTAAGGGAAGTTCGTAAATATAAAGAGGAGCTTTGTAGGATAGTTGGTGATTCAGTGTCGATACATGAAGTTGATGCACACAATGTGGTGCCTGTTTGGGAAGCATCAAACAAGCTCGAGTATGGAGCAAGGACTATTagaactaaaataaataagttacTTCCTACTTATCTGGTTGATTTCCCAACGCTGCTTCCTCCAAATAGAAGATGGCCTTCTTTGCCACCGACCATTGATTGGGACGGATTGATTGAAGATCGTGTTAAGTAAGATTTCGTTCAAATTAGTTTCAAAGTATTCCTTTCATTAAACAGCATTTAATCTGAAGAAAGATGAGATATCGGTGTTTACATCATTTTAGCATGGTGCATTGTCTATTTATCACAATCTTAACTTGGCCAAATGTACAATAATAACTAGGTTACCTCGAAAGACAAACATTTATATGAGACTATCTTATGAAACCAACCAATTAGCCCTTTTAAACTAAACAAGGAATACACAAGGAGTTGGGTGTTCTCAAATTGTGCAAGTGTTTTACACAAGAGACTTTGATTTTAATAATTGAAGTTAGGCACTGGTAGGTGCTGCCACAAAGAGCTACTCATCAGATGATCTTTAGAATGTGATTGTTTTATTAACAAATCTGTGTTTGACATGGCTATATGTTAACATTGCGACTGTTTTTGTTAGAAAGGGGGTAGAAGTGCCAGAAATTGATTGGTGTGAACCTGGTGAAACTGCCGCCCTAGAAGTCTTGAAGGGCAGTAAAGATGGGTTCTTGACAAAGAGATTAAAGACTTATGCTCTTGGGAGGAACAATCCGATGAAACCAAGAGCATTGTCTGGCCTCTCTCCATACTTGCACTTTGGCCAAATATCCGCGCAAAGATGTGCCTTTGAGGCCCGGCAAGTGCGGCAACTTTCTCCAGAGGTTTGCCCTGCTATTTGTTAGTTGAATTCGTTTCAATAAATCTTAGTTCTAGTATATTATTTTGTATTTGGTGTTCATAAGTTAGCGATGAGAGTCTCATGATATTTTTATCAAAAGAATAAATCTATCCATATGAGAATTAAATGGAATAGCTATTCGTTGAGTTGCGAAGTTGATTGGTCGGTGAAGTCTATAGTTAAATGGGTTAGTCCCATGTTATACTATTGTGAGACCGTCTTTGAAGAGACTAATTGGTTTAATTTTTAGCATACAATGTTAACTATGTAATGTCTTAATGAAGGCAGTTGATAGTTTCTTGGAGGAACTAATCGTGCGTAGAGAACTTGCTGACAACTTCTGCTATTATCAACCTCATTATGACTCACTAATGGGAGCATGGGAGTGGGCGCGCAAGACTTTGATGGATCATGCTACCGACAAAAGAGAACATTTGTACACGTTAGTTACACAACTTTGGACTAAAAATCGATGCTACTCGGTTGCTTGGTAATATGTTTTAAGCCTTAACTGACTGATAATCTTTTGTAGGAGGGAGCAGTTGGAGAAGGCACAGACTGCAGATCATGTAAGAAAAACCTTGATAGTTTAAAGAAGTCATCTCAATTTTGCGCTCATAAGATTTTGAGTCATTTCCAACTTCTAAGTGAGTTTTTTTGGGTGGCTGTTATAACTTGTAATTTTCAGCTGTGGAATGCTTCTCAAATGGAGATGGTTACTTTTGGGAAGATGCATGGTTTTATGCGGCAAGTAACTCTAATAACTGAACATTTTcttaactgatcaaacaaataTGCTTGATCAATTTTGATTTTACTCGTGTTGATGACATCCGGTTGATGATATCCGGATGCATTCTCTGATTATGTGTAATTATGCAGGATGTACTGGGCTAAAAAGATTCTCGAGTGGACGAGTGGACCTGAAAAAGCTCTTGAAATCGCAATTTACTTAAATGACAAGGTAGTTTAAGTGGGGTTTTACTTTTTCTTTCAATATATCGTCACTATAATTCCTACACAACTATTCATGTTTGCTCATTTAATGCAGTATGAAATCGATGGGAGGGATCCAAGTGGGTACGTTGGTTGCATGTGGTCTATCTGTGGAGTTCATGATCAGGTTTGCTTGAACCTCTTAACTCTTGCATCTTTGAATATTTGATAATGTGAGGATTGTCGCTGCCACCGCCACTATCACCACAACTAGTCCCTATTCATGTAGATATTTTTCAGCTGCCATTTTCACAGAAAGTGATTAAGCTTGAAACTTTATGCAGGGTTGGAAGGAAAGGCCAGTTTTTGGCAAAATTCGGTACATGAATTATGCTGGGTGTAAAAGAAAATTTGATGTTGATGGGTACATTACATACGTCAAGAAGTTAGTTGGTGAAACCAAGAAAAGGAAGGCCACTACTCAATTAAGTAGGAATGAGAAGGATATTCGTCAACTGCTTTGTCAGCCGAAACCATGACCGACCGACCTTCAGACGAGTTTTTGCTTCCTTTTGGTTCCAAGTTTTAGAGCGACATGGCCAATATGACCCAGCATTTTTGCGGGAGCTTTTGTAGTCGATTCTCTTcatttttctgggtcatttcctCTTTTAAAAGTTCTCGTATCATCGTATTGGAGTATTATCATTAAACGATAATTCTTGTGGCGATAGCATTCACTGAGTTTTGCTCAGTTTAGGAACCATTATGAATTTGCTGCTCTTATGAGGTCATAGTAAACCAGCATGTTATTGGAAGCTGTTAATCAAAGTTTTAGCCTTCTCAGTTCTATGTTGGTCCGGTATTTGATTCTTACTGATCACCTCATCGTAGAGTCAACGAGTGTAGCAACACAACCTCAGTCCTCAGATTTTCTTTTTAAGGACAGTAGTAAATGCCTTTTGTGAGATTAATCTCCTTGAGCTTGGCTCGTAGGTGATTGATTGTTGCATGAAATGTTCTGCAAGGTTGAATCATCTTTGATCACAATAGACCGCGTTTTTGTTGGATAATCTGGCATCATGTTTTCGCATAATTGTATAATGTGATTGTACTCCGTATAATTTACTATACTTGCTACTTTATTATTGTACCTTGGTTCTGAACTTGGTAAGAATTATTATCATTGTAGGCATCAGGATGGCTGACATAGTAAAAGGTGTTCTGTTCTGAAACCTCGAGGTTTCCAGTTCTACGCCTTTGAGATTCTGAGCTTTCTTGCTGTCAAAAATAAATAATGTATTCCTGTAAGATACTAGtagtttgctttttttttttttttcccttccTGTATGTTTTTTCTGATCATTTATTTTTCAGTTTCAACTTTGTAGAAGGCACATAACAGCTTTAAATGGAATTACACCAAAATATAAAGCTTCAATAACAATGAGAGTGAGATTTGTACTTTGTATTACATATTTACACAGCTTTGCTGAGGAACTTGGTCTGATGAATTCAACAATAGCAATATTGTACATTTCACGCTCTTCGGAGAGTTCGGGAGTGGACAAGCAGTACGGGTACACCTCGCACTAATCTATATTTCCAGGTCATCCAACGAGAGCTCATTCATTGAAAGGAGCTTCAATTTCTGCACAATAGTCCATGGTTAATTTAAAATACATAACTGTTGCAGGACCACAAGGACAGTAATAAAGAAGATTAATTGGTTTACGGTGATGAATTGTGCAGGATCGTCAATACTAGTGGAGCCCAGAATGATCTCTCTGTTCAGCTTGGTCGAAAGCTTATGACAAGCTCGTAGCTGCAACAAAATTGTGAGCTTACTTAACGAAGGAATTGATACACATTGCGTTACGTTGCAACTATTATGCCTAGTGGAAAGAAAAATCAGACATGGTGTGGAATTGGTCTCAGTAGAAAGCATAGCACTGAAAGCAACGTACCTCAGATCTAGTAGCACCACCCACTATAAAAACAAAGATGCGCCTACCCATTTTCTTGAAATCACTCGAAGCATGTCTTAGAAC contains the following coding sequences:
- the LOC141653812 gene encoding deoxyribodipyrimidine photo-lyase; amino-acid sequence: MTTQPSPMTAVQPGRIRIIKQGINPNQKGAVVYWMFRDQRVKDNWALIHAVDQANKMDVPIAVAFNLFDGFKGAKARHLGFMLRGLKLLHSTLQHSLHIPFFLFQGEVVETIPEFLIECGASLLVTDFSPLREVRKYKEELCRIVGDSVSIHEVDAHNVVPVWEASNKLEYGARTIRTKINKLLPTYLVDFPTLLPPNRRWPSLPPTIDWDGLIEDRVKKGVEVPEIDWCEPGETAALEVLKGSKDGFLTKRLKTYALGRNNPMKPRALSGLSPYLHFGQISAQRCAFEARQVRQLSPEAVDSFLEELIVRRELADNFCYYQPHYDSLMGAWEWARKTLMDHATDKREHLYTREQLEKAQTADHLWNASQMEMVTFGKMHGFMRMYWAKKILEWTSGPEKALEIAIYLNDKYEIDGRDPSGYVGCMWSICGVHDQGWKERPVFGKIRYMNYAGCKRKFDVDGYITYVKKLVGETKKRKATTQLSRNEKDIRQLLCQPKP